In a single window of the Anabas testudineus chromosome 17, fAnaTes1.2, whole genome shotgun sequence genome:
- the LOC113171917 gene encoding sodium- and chloride-dependent betaine transporter-like translates to MNRKEKAENQQRAGDRGQWASKTEYVLVVAGNVVGLGNVWRFPYLCYKNGGGAFLLPYGLLALVCGIPLFLLEISVGQYTQEGFITCWRKICPLAQGIGYADFMLKLYEFIYIVIQVWALFYLVFSFRSQLPWASCDNPWNTGKIMNSSSPNVTANTTSAATEFWERRVLGMSAGIEELGSVRWDLALCLLVCWVFCYFSIWKSIKSSGKVAYFTATFPYVMLLILLIRGLTLPGAFEGIYFYLYPNLKGLANLEVWIEAGSQIYFSYSVSAGTVIALGSYNKYNNNCYRDCFWFCLLNSATSFVAGFVVFSVLGFMAQKQGVSVDNVAESGPGLAFIVYPQATAMMPLPQFWTVCFFLMLILLSVDTHFVEVESFITSVRDMFPKLFYKRGRHEIFVLLICVFFFLTHLILVTEGGIYIFELFDYYACTRACHYFMSLSMCLAVAWSFGADHMIDIIENMVGQRPFVFFKLCWKYIIPLLSVISFILYLVDFTHLKFNNSYVYPDWAYVLGWIMTFSSLVMVPLWAAGQMFLTSGTFRQRLSALCRPEDPAWLKRKMEEEETTVVLQ, encoded by the exons atgaacagaaaagaaaaagcagaaaatcagcaaagagctggagacagaggaCAGTGGGCCAGTAAAACGGAATATGTTCTGGTGGTCGCAGGAAACGTGGTCGGTCTGGGCAATGTGTGGAGGTTTCCTTATCTCTGCTACAAGAATGGTGGAG GTGCCTTTCTGTTGCCCTATGGTCTGTTGGCTCTGGTGTGTGGGATACCTCTgtttctgctggagatttcagTTGGTCAGTACACACAGGAAGGATTCATCACTTGCTGGAGGAAAATCTGTCCATTGGCACAAG gAATTGGATATGCAGACTTTATGTTGAAGCTTTATGAATTCATCTACATTGTTATCCAAGTGTGGGCTCTTTTCTACCTGGTGTTTTCATTCAGATCCCAGCTGCCGTGGGCCAGCTGTGACAACCCCTGGAACACAGGTAAA ATTATGAACTCGTCTTCACCAAATGTGACCGCAAACACCACCTCTGCTGCAACCGAGTTCTGGGA GCGGCGGGTGTTAGGCATGTCTGCAGGTATTGAGGAGCTGGGCAGTGTCAGGTGGGATCTGGCTTTGTGTCTTCTGGTCTGCTGGGTGTTCTGCTACTTCAGTATCTGGAAAAGTATCAAATCCTCTGGAAAA gtaGCATACTTCACTGCTACTTTCCCCTATGTGATGCTCTTGATACTGCTGATCAGGGGACTGACGTTACCTGGAGCATTTGAAGGGATCTATTTCTACCTGTACCCAAACTTGAAAGGCCTGGCTAACCTTGAG GTGTGGATAGAGGCAGGATCTCAAATATACTTCTCCTACAGTGTGTCTGCAGGCACTGTGATTGCGCTGGGTAGCTATAATAAGTACAACAACAACTGTTACAG GGACTGCTTCTGGTTCTGTCTGCTGAACAGTGCTACCAGTTTTGTTGCTGGATTTGTCGTCTTCTCTGTACTTGGATTCATGGCTCAGAAACAGGGTGTGAGTGTGGACAATGTGGCCGAGTCAG GTCCAGGTTTGGCTTTCATTGTTTACCCACAAGCTACAGCTATGATGCCTCTGCCCCAGTTCTGGACTGTCTGCTTTTTCCTGATGCTCATTCTACTGAGTGTTGACACACAT TTTGTGGAGGTCGAGTCTTTTATCACCTCAGTAAGAGACATGTTTCCGAAACTGTTTTATAAACGTGGAAGACATGAGATCTTTGTCCTCCTCATCTGTGTGTTCTTCTTCCTTACACATTTGATTTTAGTCACTGAG GGAGGAATTTACATTTTTGAGCTGTTTGATTATTATGCCTGCACCAGAGCTTGTCATTATTTCATGAGTTTATCGATGTGTCTGGCTGTGGCCTGGAGTTTTG GTGCTGACCACATGATTGACATCATTGAGAACATGGTAGGACAGAGaccatttgttttcttcaaacTGTGCTGGAAATACATCATTCCTCTGCTGTCAGTG ATTTCTTTTATCTTGTACCTGGTTGATTTCACACACCTCAAATTCAACAACTCCTATGTTTACCCTGACTGGGCGTACGTGCTGGGATGGATCATGACGTTCTCCTCTCTTGTTATGGTGCCACTGTGGGCGGCTGGACAGATGTTCTTGACCTCAGGAACCTTCAGACAG CGTTTGTCCGCCCTCTGTCGTCCTGAAGACCCAGCCTGGCTGAAGAGAaagatggaagaagaggagacaacTGTCGTACTGCAATGA
- the LOC113171918 gene encoding sodium- and chloride-dependent betaine transporter-like gives MNRKEKPENQQRAGDRGQWASKTEYVLVVAGNVVGLGNVWRFPYLCYKNGGGAFLLPYGLLALVCGIPLFLLEISVGQYTQEGFITCWKKICPLAQGIGYAHFVLKLYDFSYIVIQVWALFYLVFSFRSQLPWASCDNPWNTGKIMNSSSPNVTANTTSAATEFWERRVLGMSAGIEELGSVRWDLALCLLVCWVFCYFSIWKSIKSSGKVAYFTATFPYVMLLILLIRGLTLPGAFEGIYFYLYPNLKGLANLEVWIEAGSQICFSYSVSSGTLIVLGSYNKYNNNCYRDCFWLCLLNSATSFVAGFVVFSVLGFMAQKLGVSVDNVAESGPGLAFIAYPQATAMMPLPQFWTVCFFLMLILLSVDTHFVVVECFITSVRDMFPKLFYKRGRHEIFVLLICVFFFLTHLILVTEGGIYIFQLLDYYSVTRACHYFMSLSMCLAVAWSFGADHMIDIIENMVGQRPFILFKLCWKYIIPLLSVISFILYLVDYTHLRFNNSYVYPDWAYVLGWTMTFSSLVMVPLWAAGQMCLTSGTFRQRLSALCRPEDPAWLKRKMEEEETTVVLQ, from the exons atgaacagaaaagaaaaaccagaAAATCAGCAAagagctggagacagaggaCAGTGGGCCAGTAAAACGGAATATGTTCTGGTGGTCGCAGGAAACGTGGTCGGTCTGGGCAATGTGTGGAGGTTTCCTTATCTCTGCTACAAGAATGGTGGAG GTGCCTTTCTGTTGCCCTATGGTCTGTTGGCTCTGGTGTGTGGGATACCTCTgtttctgctggagatttcagTTGGTCAGTACACACAGGAAGGATTCATCACCTGCTGGAAGAAAATCTGTCCATTGGCACAAG gAATTGGATATGCACACTTTGTGTTGAAGCTTTATGACTTCAGCTACATTGTTATCCAAGTGTGGGCTCTTTTCTACCTGGTGTTTTCATTCAGATCCCAGCTGCCGTGGGCCAGCTGTGACAACCCCTGGAACACAGGTAAG ATTATGAACTCGTCTTCACCAAATGTGACCGCAAACACCACCTCTGCTGCAACCGAGTTCTGGGA GCGGCGGGTGTTGGGCATGTCTGCAGGTATTGAGGAGCTGGGCAGTGTCAGGTGGGATCTGGCTTTGTGTCTTCTGGTCTGCTGGGTGTTCTGCTACTTCAGTATCTGGAAAAGTATCAAATCCTCTGGAAAA gtAGCATACTTCACTGCTACTTTCCCCTATGTGATGCTCTTGATACTGCTGATCAGGGGACTGACGTTACCTGGAGCATTTGAAGGGATCTATTTCTACCTGTACCCAAACTTGAAAGGCCTGGCTAACCTTGAG GTGTGGATAGAGGCCGGATCTCAAATATGCTTCTCCTATAGTGTATCTTCAGGAACTCTGATTGTGCTGGGTAGCTATAATAAGTACAACAACAACTGTTACAG GGACTGCTTCTGGCTCTGTCTGCTGAACAGTGCTACCAGTTTTGTTGCTGGATTTGTCGTCTTCTCTGTACTCGGCTTCATGGCTCAGAAACTGGGTGTGAGTGTGGACAATGTGGCCGAGTCAG GTCCAGGTTTGGCTTTCATTGCTTACCCACAAGCTACAGCTATGATGCCTCTGCCCCAGTTCTGGACTGTCTGCTTCTTCCTGATGCTCATTCTACTGAGTGTTGACACACAT TTTGTGGTGGTCGAGTGTTTTATCACCTCAGTAAGAGACATGTTTCCGAAACTGTTTTATAAACGTGGAAGACATGAGATCTTTGTCCTCCTCATCTGTGTGTTCTTCTTCCTTACACATTTGATTTTAGTCACTGAG GGAGGAATTTACATATTCCAGCTCTTGGATTATTATAGTGTCACCAGAGCTTGTCATTATTTCATGAGTTTATCGATGTGTCTGGCTGTGGCCTGGAGTTTTG GTGCTGACCACATGATTGACATCATTGAGAACATGGTAGGACAGAgaccatttattttattcaaactgtGCTGGAAATACATCATTCCTCTGCTGTCAGTG ATTTCTTTTATCTTGTACCTGGTTGATTACACACACCTCAGATTCAACAACTCCTACGTTTACCCTGACTGGGCGTATGTGCTGGGATGGACCATGACGTTCTCCTCTCTTGTTATGGTGCCACTGTGGGCAGCTGGACAGATGTGCTTGACCTCAGGAACCTTCAGACAG CGTTTGTCTGCGCTCTGTCGTCCTGAAGACCCAGCCTGGCTGAAGAGAaagatggaagaagaggagacaacTGTCGTACTGCAATGA
- the LOC113171707 gene encoding kinesin-1 heavy chain, with protein sequence MADPAECTIKVMCRFRPLNSSEVTRGDRFIPKFQAEDTVVIASKPYMFDRVFPSNTTQEQVYNACAQKIVKDVLEGYNGTIFAYGQTSSGKTHTMEGNLHDTDSMGIIPRIVQDIFNYIYSMDENLEFHIKVSYFEIYLDKIRDLLDVSKTNLSVHEDKNRVPYVKGCTERFVCSPEEVMDTIDEGKSNRHVAVTNMNEHSSRSHSIFLINVKQENTQTEQKLSGKLYLVDLAGSEKVSKTGAEGAVLDEAKNINKSLSSLGNVISALAEGTAYIPYRDSKMTRILQDSLGGNCRTTIVICCSPSSFNEAETKSTLMFGQRAKTIKNTVTVNIELTAEQWKQKYEREKEKNKTLRNTITWLENELNRWRNGESVPVEEQFDKEKANAEVQALDNILNDKPASTPNVPGVRLTDVEKDKCEAELAKLYKQLDDKDEEINQQSQLAEKLKQQMLDQEELLASSRRDHENLQAELNRLQAENEASKEEVKEVLQALEELAVNYDQKSQEVEDKTKEFEAISEELSQKSSILSSLDSELQKLKEMSNHQKKRVTEMMSSLLKDLAEIGIAVGSNDIKQHDGGSGLIDEEFTVARLYISKMKSEVKTMVKRCKQLESTQSESNKKMDENEKELAACQLRISQHEAKIKSLTEYLQNVEQKKRQLEENVDSLNEELVKLSAQEKVHAMEKENEIQTANEVKEAVEKQIHSHREAHQKQISSLRDELDNKEKLITELQDLNQKIMLEQERLRVEHEKLKSSDQEKSRKLHELTVMQDRREQARQDLKGLEETVAKELQTLHNLRKLFVQDLATRVKKSAEMDSDDTGGSAAQKQKISFLENNLEQLTKVHKQLVRDNADLRCELPKLEKRLRATAERVKALESALKEAKENAARDRKRYQQEVDRIKEAVRAKNMARRVHSAQIAKPIRPGQQPVASPTHPNINRSAGGFYQNSQTVSIRGGGSSKPDKN encoded by the exons ATGGCCGACCCGGCGGAGTGCACCATCAAAGTGATGTGCCGTTTCAGGCCCCTCAACAGCTCCGAGGTGACCAGAGGCGACAGATTCATCCCCAAGTTCCAAGCGGAAGACACCGTCGTTATCGCG AGCAAACCGTATATGTTTGACAGAGTGTTTCCGTCAAATACAACACAGGAACAAGTGTACAACGCCTGCGCCCAGAAGATTGTAAAAg ATGTTCTGGAGGGATACAATGGAACAATTTTTGCCTATGGACAGACGTCATCTGGCAAAACACACACTATGGAG GGGAATCTCCATGACACAGATTCGATGGGCATCATCCCCAGGATAGTGCAAGACATCTTCAACTATATCTATTCAATGGATGAAAACCTGGAGTTTCATATCAAA GTTTCATATTTTGAAATTTACCTAGACAAGATCCGGGACCTTTTGGATG TGTCAAAGACCAATTTGTCAGTgcatgaagacaaaaacaggGTACCCTATGTTAAG GGCTGCACTGAGAGATTTGTCTGCAGCCCAGAGGAAGTTATGGACACAATTGATGAAGGCAAATCCAACAGACATGTAGCAGTTACAA ACATGAACGAGCACAGCTCCAGGAGTCACAGTATCTTCCTGATAAACGTcaagcaggaaaacactcagaCAGAGCAAAAGCTCAGCGGAAAACTCTATCTGGTGGATCTGGCTGGTAGTGAAAAG GTCAGTAAGACAGGTGCTGAGGGAGCTGTGCTGGATGAAGCCAAGAACATCAACAAGTCTCTGTCGTCCCTGGGAAACGTCATTTCTGCTCTGGCGGAAGGAACG GCTTACATCCCATACCGAGACAGCAAGATGACCCGTATCCTGCAGGACTCGCTGGGTGGTAATTGTAGAACCACCATTGTTATCTGCTGCTCACCATCCTCCTTTAACGAGGCTGAAACCAAATCCACTCTCATGTTCGGACAAAG AGCAAAGACCATCAAGAACACTGTGACAGTGAACATCGAGCTGACAGCTGAGCAGTGGAAGCAGAAGTatgagagggagaaggagaagaatAAGACCCTGAGGAACACTATTACCTGGTTGGAGAATGAGCTCAACCGATGGAGGAATG GTGAGAGCGTGCCAGTGGAGGAACAGTTTGACAAGGAGAAGGCCAACGCTGAGGTGCAGGCCCTCGACAACATACTAAACGACAAGCCAGCTTCCACACCCAACGTGCCCGGTGTGCGCCTCACCGATGTGGAGAAAGACAAGTGTGAGGCTGAGCTGGCCAAGCTTTACAAACAGCTGGATGATAAG GACGAAGAGATCAACCAGCAGAGCCAGCTGGCAGAGAAGCTGAAGCAGCAGATGCTGGACCAGGAGGAG CTTCTAGCCTCCTCCCGCCGAGATCATGAAAACCTCCAGGCAGAGCTGAACCGCCTGCAGGCAGAGAACGAGGCCTCCAAGGAGGAAGTGAAGGAGGTCCTGCAGGCTCTAGAGGAGCTGGCTGTCAACTATGACCAGAAGAGCCAGGAGGTGGAGGATAAGACCAAAGAGTTTGAAGCCATCAGCGAGGAGCTCAGCCAGAAATCG TCCATCCTCTCGTCTCTGGACTCCGAGCTCCAGAAGCTGAAGGAGATGTCCAACCACCAGAAGAAGAGGGTGACTGAGATGATGTCGTCACTTCTCAAAGATTTAGCAGAGATTGGTATCGCAGTAGGCAGCAACGACATCAAG CAACACGATGGTGGCAGCGGTCTGATAGATGAGGAGTTCACTGTGGCTCGTCTTTACATTAGTAAGATGAAGTCAGAGGTGAAGACTATGGTGAAACGCTGTAAGCAACTGGAGAGCACCCAGTCAGAGAGCAACAAGAAGATGGATGAAAACGAGAAGgagctggctgcctgtcagctGCGCATCTCCCAG CACGAGGCTAAAATCAAGTCCCTGACTGAGTACCTGCAGAACGTGGAACAGAAgaagaggcagctggaggaGAACGTTGACTCTCTCAATGAAGAACTTGTCAAGCTCAGTGCTCAGG agaaAGTTCATGCTatggagaaagagaatgagaTCCAGACTGCCAATGAAGTGAAG gaaGCGGTGGAGAAGCAGATTCACTCCCACCGTGAAGCTCACCAGAAGCAGATCAGCAGCCTGAGAGACGAACTGGACAATAAGGAGAAACTCATCACCGAACTACAGGA tctCAACCAGAAGATCATGCTGGAGCAGGAGAGGCTCAGAGTCGAGCACGAGAAACTCAAATCCTCAGACCAGGAGAAGAGCCGCAAGCTGCACGAGCTTAC GGTGATGCAAGATCGAAGGGAGCAGGCCAGACAGGACCTGAAGGGTCTGGAAGAGACTGTG GCTAAGGAGCTGCAGACCCTTCACAACCTCAGGAAACTCTTTGTCCAGGACCTGGCCACTAGAGTGAAAAAG AGTGCTGAGATGGACTCCGACGACACAGGGGGCAGTgctgcacagaaacagaaaatctcCTTTCTTGAGAACAATCTTGAGCAGCTCACCAAGGTTCACAAACAG CTGGTGCGTGATAATGCAGACCTGCGCTGTGAGCTTCCTAAACTGGAAAAGCGTCTTCGTGCTACGGCTGAGCGGGTCAAGGCCCTGGAGTCTGCTCTGAAGGAGGCCAAGGAGAATGCCGCCCGTGACCGCAAGCGCTACCAGCAGGAGGTGGACCGCATCAAAGAGGCCGTCAGGGCAAAGAACATGGCCAGGAGGGTACACTCAGCCCAGATCG CCAAACCCATCAGACCTGGGCAGCAGCCAGTGGCATCTCCCACTCACCCCAACATCAACCGCAGCGCAGGAGGCTTCTACCAGAACAGCCAGACGGTGTCTATCAGGGGAGGAGGCAGCAGCAAACCAGACAAGAA ctga